The Phytohabitans houttuyneae genome has a segment encoding these proteins:
- the araA gene encoding L-arabinose isomerase produces the protein MTGDPYTGKEVWFLTGSQGLYGEETLHQVAEQSQRVAAALDEGGCIPARVVWQPVLTSADAIRQVMGRANEDPACIGVIAWMHTFSPAKMWISGLDTLRRPLLHLHTQADAALPWATIDMDFMNLNQAAHGDREFGFALTRLRVPRTTVAGHVSDPSVAARIGSWARACAGVAEARSLRLARFGDNMRDVAVTEGDKVEAELRVGVSINTWGVNDLVQVVEGVKAGEVDTLIEEYLDTYDMAPDLRPGGDRHESVRYQARVEAALRAFLEEGSFKAFTTNFEDLGGLRQLPGLAVQRLMAAGYGFGGEGDWKTSALLRILKVVGAGRPGGTSFMEDYTYHLAPGTPKVLGAHMLEVCPTIAGERPRVEVHPLSIGGREDPARLVFTAATGPGVVVGWADLGDRFRWVANDIDLVSPDAPLPNLPVARAVWEPRPDFGTSTEGWLSAGGPHHTVLSTAVQGDEVQIIADHLGIELVHIDADTTRRGLAKELRWNAAYHRLAQGL, from the coding sequence GTGACCGGAGATCCGTACACCGGCAAGGAAGTCTGGTTTCTCACCGGCAGCCAGGGGCTCTACGGCGAGGAGACCCTGCACCAGGTCGCCGAGCAGTCCCAGCGGGTTGCGGCCGCCCTGGACGAGGGCGGCTGCATACCGGCCAGGGTCGTCTGGCAGCCGGTGCTGACCAGCGCGGATGCCATCCGCCAGGTGATGGGTCGGGCCAACGAAGACCCGGCATGTATCGGCGTGATCGCGTGGATGCACACCTTCTCCCCCGCCAAGATGTGGATCTCCGGGCTGGACACCCTCCGCCGCCCGCTGCTGCACCTGCACACACAGGCCGACGCCGCCCTGCCGTGGGCGACGATCGACATGGACTTCATGAACCTCAACCAGGCCGCGCACGGCGACCGCGAGTTCGGCTTCGCGCTGACCCGCCTGCGCGTGCCGCGTACCACCGTCGCCGGCCACGTGAGCGACCCTTCGGTCGCGGCCCGGATCGGGTCCTGGGCGCGTGCCTGCGCCGGCGTGGCCGAGGCGCGGTCGCTGCGCCTGGCCCGGTTCGGCGACAACATGCGGGACGTCGCGGTGACCGAGGGCGACAAGGTCGAGGCCGAGCTGCGGGTCGGTGTCTCGATCAACACCTGGGGCGTCAACGACCTCGTCCAGGTGGTCGAGGGGGTCAAGGCCGGCGAGGTCGACACGCTGATCGAGGAGTACCTCGACACGTACGACATGGCCCCGGACCTGCGGCCGGGCGGTGACCGGCACGAGAGCGTGCGCTACCAGGCGCGGGTCGAGGCGGCGCTGCGGGCGTTCCTGGAGGAGGGCTCGTTCAAGGCGTTCACCACCAACTTCGAGGACCTCGGCGGGCTGCGCCAGCTGCCCGGACTCGCGGTGCAGCGGCTGATGGCCGCCGGGTACGGCTTCGGCGGCGAAGGCGACTGGAAGACCTCGGCGCTGCTGCGGATCCTCAAGGTGGTCGGCGCCGGCCGTCCGGGCGGGACGTCCTTCATGGAGGACTACACGTACCACCTCGCGCCCGGCACCCCGAAGGTCCTCGGCGCGCACATGCTCGAGGTCTGCCCCACGATCGCCGGCGAGCGGCCGCGCGTCGAGGTGCACCCGCTGTCGATCGGCGGGCGGGAGGACCCGGCGCGGCTGGTGTTCACCGCGGCGACCGGGCCCGGCGTGGTGGTCGGGTGGGCCGACCTCGGCGACCGCTTCCGGTGGGTGGCCAACGACATCGACCTGGTCAGCCCGGACGCGCCGCTGCCCAACCTGCCGGTCGCCCGTGCGGTCTGGGAGCCGCGCCCGGACTTCGGCACGTCCACCGAGGGGTGGCTGTCGGCCGGCGGTCCGCACCACACGGTGCTGTCCACGGCGGTACAGGGCGACGAGGTCCAGATCATTGCCGACCACCTCGGCATCGAGCTGGTGCACATCGACGCCGACACCACCCGCCGCGGCCTCGCGAAGGAGCTGCGGTGGAACGCGGCGTACCACCGGCTGGCCCAGGGATTGTGA
- the mmsB gene encoding multiple monosaccharide ABC transporter permease yields MTSIKPDATPELASSGSAPAVALHAGTSDPRTLILRNLRQSGIYIAFVVIVALFAFLTDGVLLSPGNITNIVLQYSYILVLAIGMVILIIAGHIDLSVGSVVALTGAVSAVLVIQQGYPWWVGVAAALAVGVAVGAWHGFWVAYVGMPAFIVTLAGMLLFRGLTLQVLDNISLSPFPSEYQKVASGFLNGLLGGQGYDAFTLLIAAVAVIGYAVSVFRTRLARIRYQQSVESFPLFVARVLLVGAVVMYFAWQLAHARGLPIVLIILAVLVIAYGLMTQNTVFGRQVYAIGGNLSAATLSGVKVRKVNFWIFVNMGLLAGTAGVIYSSRSNGAQPAAGNMFELDAIAAAFIGGAAVAGGVGTVVGAMVGGLIMAVMSNGMQLMGIDQSTQSVVKGLVLLLAVAFDIYNKRRAGATR; encoded by the coding sequence ATGACCAGCATCAAGCCCGACGCGACACCGGAGCTCGCGTCGTCCGGGAGTGCCCCCGCCGTGGCGTTGCACGCCGGCACCAGCGACCCGCGCACGCTCATCCTGCGCAACCTGCGGCAGAGCGGCATCTACATCGCGTTCGTCGTCATCGTGGCGCTCTTCGCGTTCCTGACCGACGGCGTGCTGCTCAGCCCCGGCAACATCACCAACATCGTGCTCCAGTACTCGTACATCCTGGTGCTCGCGATCGGCATGGTCATCCTGATCATCGCCGGGCACATCGACCTGTCGGTGGGCTCGGTGGTCGCGCTGACCGGCGCGGTCTCCGCCGTGCTGGTCATCCAGCAGGGGTACCCGTGGTGGGTCGGCGTCGCGGCCGCCCTCGCCGTCGGTGTCGCGGTCGGCGCGTGGCACGGCTTCTGGGTGGCGTACGTGGGCATGCCCGCGTTCATCGTCACGCTCGCCGGCATGCTGCTCTTCCGCGGCCTGACCCTGCAGGTGCTCGACAACATCTCGCTCTCGCCGTTCCCGAGCGAGTACCAGAAGGTCGCCAGCGGCTTCCTCAACGGCCTGCTCGGCGGGCAGGGCTACGACGCGTTCACCCTGCTCATCGCGGCCGTCGCCGTGATCGGGTACGCGGTGAGCGTGTTCCGCACCCGCCTGGCCCGGATCCGGTACCAGCAGTCGGTGGAGTCGTTCCCCCTGTTCGTCGCACGGGTGCTGCTGGTCGGCGCGGTGGTCATGTACTTCGCCTGGCAGCTGGCCCACGCCCGCGGCCTGCCGATCGTGCTGATCATCCTGGCCGTGCTGGTGATCGCGTACGGGCTGATGACCCAGAACACCGTCTTCGGCCGCCAGGTGTACGCGATCGGCGGCAACCTGTCCGCCGCCACGCTCTCCGGCGTGAAGGTGCGCAAGGTCAACTTCTGGATATTCGTGAACATGGGGCTGCTCGCCGGTACCGCCGGCGTCATTTACTCCTCGCGTTCCAACGGCGCGCAACCGGCCGCCGGCAACATGTTCGAGCTCGATGCGATCGCCGCCGCGTTCATCGGCGGAGCGGCCGTGGCCGGCGGCGTCGGCACCGTCGTCGGTGCCATGGTCGGCGGTCTGATCATGGCGGTGATGAGCAACGGCATGCAGCTCATGGGCATCGACCAGTCGACGCAGTCCGTGGTGAAGGGCCTGGTCCTGCTCCTCGCGGTGGCGTTCGACATCTACAACAAGCGCCGCGCCGGGGCCACCCGCTGA
- the mmsA gene encoding multiple monosaccharide ABC transporter ATP-binding protein: MDDDVLLEMRGITKRFPGVTALEDVSLAVRRGEIHAICGENGAGKSTLMKVLSGVYPTGSYDGEIVFDGRAVHFGGIRDSEAVGIVIIHQELALVPYLSIAENIFLGNERRGRGGFIDWNRTNADAGRLLTSVGLDENPVSPVIQLGVGKQQLVEIAKALSKEVRLLILDEPTAALNDIDSAHLLNLLRRLRDEGITCIMISHKLNEITAIADSTTVIRDGRTVETIDMRAGDVTQERIIRGMVGRDLDSFYPDRVSTPGDEVLRIEDWTVWHPVQPRKVVDGASLTVRAGEVVGIAGLMGAGRTELAMSVFGRSYGRDISGRLFMHGRPVKARSVAEAIDNGIAYATEDRKRYGLNLIADVRANVSAAALGKLSTAGWVNGNEEIKIAEESRQDMNIKTPSVMDPVGTLSGGNQQKVVLSKWLFTDPDVLILDEPTRGIDVGAKYEIYTIINRLVAQGKAVIVISSELPELLGMCDRIYTLSAGRITGELPVDQATQENLMALMTKEKELAG; this comes from the coding sequence ATGGACGACGACGTACTGCTCGAGATGCGCGGGATCACCAAGCGCTTCCCCGGTGTGACGGCCCTCGAGGACGTGTCGCTCGCCGTCCGGCGCGGGGAGATCCACGCGATCTGCGGTGAAAACGGGGCGGGCAAGTCGACCCTGATGAAGGTGCTGTCCGGGGTGTACCCGACGGGCAGCTACGACGGCGAGATCGTCTTCGACGGGCGGGCGGTGCACTTCGGCGGCATCCGCGACAGCGAGGCCGTCGGGATCGTCATCATCCACCAGGAGCTGGCCCTGGTGCCCTACCTGTCGATCGCGGAAAACATCTTCCTCGGCAACGAGCGGCGCGGGCGCGGCGGTTTCATCGACTGGAACCGCACCAACGCCGACGCGGGACGGCTGCTGACCTCCGTCGGCCTGGACGAAAACCCGGTCTCCCCCGTGATCCAGCTGGGCGTCGGCAAGCAGCAGCTGGTCGAGATCGCCAAGGCACTGTCCAAAGAGGTGCGCCTGCTGATCCTCGACGAGCCGACGGCGGCGCTCAACGACATCGACTCCGCGCACCTGCTGAACCTGCTGCGGCGGCTGCGCGACGAGGGCATCACCTGCATCATGATCTCGCACAAGCTCAACGAGATCACCGCGATCGCCGACTCCACGACCGTGATCCGCGACGGCCGCACGGTCGAGACGATCGACATGCGCGCCGGCGACGTGACCCAGGAGCGGATCATCCGCGGCATGGTCGGCCGCGACCTGGACAGCTTCTACCCCGACCGGGTCTCCACGCCCGGCGACGAGGTGCTGCGGATCGAGGACTGGACCGTGTGGCATCCGGTCCAGCCCCGCAAGGTGGTCGACGGCGCCAGCCTCACGGTGCGGGCCGGCGAGGTCGTCGGCATCGCCGGGCTGATGGGCGCCGGACGCACCGAGCTCGCGATGAGCGTGTTCGGCCGCTCGTACGGGCGGGACATCAGCGGCCGCCTCTTCATGCACGGCCGGCCGGTCAAGGCGCGCAGCGTCGCGGAGGCGATCGACAACGGCATCGCGTACGCGACCGAGGACCGCAAGCGGTACGGCCTCAACCTCATCGCCGACGTGCGGGCCAACGTCTCAGCCGCGGCGCTCGGCAAGCTCTCCACCGCCGGCTGGGTCAACGGCAACGAGGAGATCAAGATCGCCGAGGAGAGCCGGCAGGACATGAACATCAAGACGCCAAGCGTCATGGACCCGGTAGGCACGCTGTCCGGCGGCAACCAGCAGAAGGTGGTGCTGTCGAAGTGGCTGTTCACCGACCCGGACGTGCTGATCCTGGACGAGCCCACCCGCGGCATCGACGTCGGCGCCAAGTACGAGATCTACACGATCATCAACCGCCTCGTCGCGCAGGGCAAGGCGGTCATCGTGATCTCGTCCGAGCTGCCCGAGCTGCTCGGGATGTGCGACCGGATCTACACGCTCTCGGCCGGGCGGATCACCGGTGAGCTGCCGGTCGACCAGGCCACCCAGGAAAACCTCATGGCGCTCATGACGAAGGAGAAGGAGCTCGCCGGATGA
- the chvE gene encoding multiple monosaccharide ABC transporter substrate-binding protein: MNRKLLAALGGAVLALSLAACGGEGAGGDTDTSGQDPKDLTIGVSMPTQTSERWIADGNSVKEKLEGKGYKVDLQYAGDDIPTQSQQVDQMITQGADVLIIAAIDGTALSGQLQAAADKKIPVIAYDRLIRDSKNVDFYVSFDNYKVGVAQANALLTGLGLQTKDGAKGDKTGPFNIELFAGSLDDNNAHFFFDGAMDTLKPFIDNKSLVVKSGQTNIEKVAILRWQQETAQKRMEDLLTSTYNDGSKVNGVLSPYDGLSRGIITALQNAGYGTAANPIPVVTGQDAEIASVKLINDGVQSSTIFKDTRLLAEQAVIAAEAFLKKQAPQANDTKTYDNGVKVVPSYLLPVVTVYKDDIKKELIDSGYYTAEEVAAGQAK; encoded by the coding sequence GTGAACAGAAAGCTCCTGGCTGCTCTGGGCGGCGCCGTCCTGGCGCTCAGCCTCGCGGCCTGTGGCGGTGAGGGCGCCGGTGGGGACACCGACACCTCAGGTCAGGACCCTAAGGACCTGACCATCGGCGTCTCGATGCCCACACAGACCTCGGAGCGCTGGATCGCCGACGGCAACTCGGTCAAGGAGAAGCTGGAGGGCAAGGGGTACAAGGTCGACCTGCAGTACGCGGGTGACGACATCCCCACCCAGTCCCAGCAGGTCGACCAGATGATCACGCAGGGCGCGGACGTCCTGATCATCGCCGCCATCGACGGCACGGCGCTGAGCGGCCAGCTGCAGGCGGCCGCCGACAAGAAGATCCCGGTGATCGCCTACGACCGGCTGATCCGGGACAGCAAGAACGTCGACTTCTACGTCAGCTTCGACAACTACAAGGTCGGCGTTGCGCAGGCCAACGCGCTGCTGACCGGTCTGGGGCTGCAGACCAAGGACGGCGCCAAGGGCGACAAGACCGGGCCGTTCAACATCGAGCTCTTCGCCGGCTCGCTCGACGACAACAACGCCCACTTCTTCTTCGACGGCGCGATGGACACGCTCAAGCCGTTCATCGACAACAAGTCGCTGGTGGTCAAGTCGGGCCAGACCAACATCGAGAAGGTGGCCATCCTGCGCTGGCAGCAGGAGACCGCGCAGAAGCGCATGGAGGACCTGCTGACCTCCACGTACAACGACGGCAGCAAGGTCAACGGCGTGCTGTCGCCGTACGACGGCCTGTCCCGCGGCATCATCACCGCCCTGCAGAACGCGGGCTACGGCACGGCCGCCAACCCGATCCCGGTGGTGACCGGCCAGGACGCCGAGATCGCGTCGGTCAAGCTGATCAATGACGGCGTGCAGAGCTCGACGATCTTCAAGGACACCCGGCTCCTCGCCGAGCAGGCCGTCATCGCGGCCGAGGCGTTCCTGAAGAAGCAGGCGCCGCAGGCCAACGACACAAAGACGTACGACAATGGCGTCAAGGTCGTGCCGTCGTACCTGCTGCCCGTGGTGACCGTCTACAAGGACGACATCAAGAAGGAGCTCATCGACTCCGGCTACTACACGGCGGAGGAAGTCGCCGCCGGCCAGGCCAAGTAA
- the yjfF gene encoding galactofuranose ABC transporter, permease protein YjfF encodes MTTFAEVRSRLARPQQRRYLPLYATLALLAVMYGSGVVQYEAFSDPQVVLNVFIDNGFLLVVAVGMTFVILTGGIDLSVGAVVALTTMVSATLLEEQGWPAFVVLPLVLLIGSTLGFGMGCIIHYFEIQPFIVTLAGMFLARGLCYTIGTSSITIDDPFWTSMAQSKVRLGDNFVSPSVVIALVVVLIAAYVLAFTRLGRNTYAIGGNPRSAHLMGLPIARTRISVYTISGFCSALGGVLLSFYMLSGNSLHAVGMELDAIAAVVIGGTLLTGGSGFVLGTVLGVLVLGLIQTLITFDGRLSSWWTKIVIGALLFAFILLQRLITPRKR; translated from the coding sequence ATGACGACGTTCGCCGAGGTGCGCTCCCGGCTGGCGCGGCCGCAGCAGCGCCGGTACCTGCCGCTCTACGCCACCCTCGCCCTGCTCGCCGTGATGTACGGCAGCGGCGTCGTGCAGTACGAGGCGTTCAGCGACCCGCAGGTCGTGCTCAACGTGTTCATCGACAACGGCTTCCTGCTCGTGGTCGCGGTCGGCATGACGTTCGTGATCCTGACCGGCGGCATCGACCTGTCGGTCGGCGCGGTGGTCGCCCTCACCACGATGGTCTCCGCCACGCTGCTGGAGGAGCAGGGCTGGCCCGCGTTCGTGGTGCTGCCACTGGTGCTGCTGATCGGCTCCACGCTGGGCTTCGGCATGGGCTGCATCATCCACTACTTCGAGATCCAGCCGTTCATCGTCACGCTCGCCGGCATGTTCCTCGCCCGCGGCCTCTGCTACACGATCGGCACCTCGTCGATCACGATCGACGACCCGTTCTGGACGTCGATGGCCCAGTCGAAGGTCCGCCTCGGCGACAACTTCGTCTCCCCCAGCGTGGTGATCGCGCTGGTCGTCGTCCTCATCGCGGCGTACGTCCTGGCCTTCACCCGGCTGGGCCGCAACACCTACGCGATCGGCGGCAACCCCCGCTCCGCGCACCTCATGGGCCTGCCGATCGCCCGCACCCGCATCTCGGTGTACACGATCAGCGGCTTCTGCTCCGCACTCGGCGGCGTGCTGCTCAGCTTCTACATGCTCTCCGGCAACAGCCTGCACGCCGTCGGCATGGAGCTCGACGCCATCGCCGCGGTCGTCATCGGCGGCACCCTGCTGACCGGCGGCTCAGGCTTCGTCCTCGGCACGGTGCTCGGCGTGCTCGTGCTGGGCCTCATCCAGACGCTGATCACCTTCGACGGCCGGCTCAGCTCCTGGTGGACGAAGATCGTGATCGGCGCGCTGCTGTTCGCGTTCATCCTGCTCCAGCGGCTGATCACCCCACGCAAGCGATGA
- a CDS encoding ABC transporter permease has protein sequence MLVVLLLSNLIFTPTFFKVEVRDGHLYGSLIDIVRFGAPLIMVALGMTLVIATGGIDLSVGSVVAICGALACWRISEQGDQNSVSGVLVAVALALGLALLLGAWNGFLVAVVGIQPIIATLILMVAGRGLAQLITDGQIITINSSPYKLIGGGYLFTVPFAILIALAVTALAVLLTRRTALGMLIESVGGNAEASRLAGIHSRRITLMAYIVAGLCAGVAGLMISSNVSSADGNNAGLWYELDAILAVVIGGTSLAGGRFSIAGTVVGALLIQTLTTTIYTTGIPPETTLLFKALVVTIVCLVQSPAFRAKVFQGRRRPAPPPAGPTSATAEKVEVPA, from the coding sequence ATGCTGGTGGTCCTGCTGCTGTCCAACCTGATCTTCACGCCGACCTTCTTCAAGGTCGAGGTGCGCGACGGCCACCTGTACGGGAGCCTGATCGACATCGTCCGCTTCGGCGCCCCGCTGATCATGGTGGCGCTCGGCATGACGCTGGTCATCGCGACCGGCGGCATCGACCTGTCGGTCGGCTCGGTGGTGGCGATCTGCGGCGCCCTCGCCTGCTGGCGGATCAGTGAGCAGGGCGACCAGAACAGCGTGTCCGGCGTGCTCGTCGCCGTCGCACTCGCGCTCGGGCTGGCCCTGCTGCTCGGCGCGTGGAACGGGTTCCTCGTCGCCGTCGTCGGGATACAACCGATCATCGCGACGCTCATCCTGATGGTCGCCGGCCGCGGCCTCGCCCAGCTGATCACCGACGGGCAGATCATCACGATCAACAGCTCGCCGTACAAGCTGATCGGTGGCGGTTATCTGTTCACCGTGCCGTTCGCGATCCTGATCGCGCTCGCGGTCACCGCGCTCGCCGTGCTGCTCACCCGCCGCACGGCGCTCGGCATGCTGATCGAGTCGGTCGGCGGCAACGCCGAGGCGAGCCGGCTGGCCGGCATCCACTCGCGGCGGATCACGCTGATGGCGTACATCGTGGCCGGACTCTGCGCCGGCGTCGCCGGCCTGATGATCAGCTCAAACGTCTCCAGCGCGGACGGCAACAACGCCGGCCTCTGGTACGAGCTCGACGCCATCCTCGCGGTCGTCATCGGCGGCACCTCACTCGCGGGCGGGCGGTTCTCGATCGCCGGTACCGTCGTCGGCGCCCTGCTCATCCAGACGCTGACCACGACCATCTACACGACCGGCATCCCGCCGGAGACCACGCTGCTGTTCAAGGCCCTCGTGGTGACGATCGTCTGCCTGGTGCAGTCGCCCGCCTTCCGGGCCAAGGTCTTCCAGGGCCGCCGACGACCCGCGCCACCACCGGCCGGCCCGACCTCCGCCACGGCGGAGAAGGTGGAGGTGCCGGCATGA
- a CDS encoding LacI family DNA-binding transcriptional regulator: MRDVARLAGVSHQTVSRVLNEHPNVRQETRLRVLEAMQALNYRRNLAARTLVTRRSGTLGVVGLETTLFGPASMLYGIEDAARTAGYFVTVASVRTLERRSVLEAVDRLCQQSVEGIIAIAPKPAVTNALVQVPSGLASVGVGGGADDDAVPTVRIDNAAGARLATQHLLDLGHATVHHVAGPTDWPEARERIEGWRGTLYAAGAPVPPVEAGSWSAQSGYEQGQALARDPAVTAVFCGNDQIALGVLRALQEAGRRVPQDVSVVGFDDMPDSGYFLPPLTTIHQDFAELGRRSLGVLLDQIKQSDQRPPDHVLLSPELVVRASTAGPS, from the coding sequence ATGCGCGACGTCGCCCGGCTCGCCGGCGTCTCGCACCAGACCGTGTCGCGGGTGCTCAACGAACATCCGAACGTGCGCCAGGAGACCCGCCTGCGGGTCCTGGAGGCGATGCAGGCGCTCAACTACCGCCGCAACCTCGCGGCGCGCACGCTGGTCACCCGGCGCTCCGGGACGCTCGGCGTGGTCGGCCTGGAGACCACCCTCTTCGGTCCGGCCTCGATGCTGTACGGGATCGAGGACGCCGCCCGCACCGCCGGCTACTTCGTGACGGTCGCTTCGGTGCGCACCCTCGAGCGCCGCTCGGTGCTGGAGGCCGTCGACCGGCTCTGCCAGCAGTCGGTGGAGGGGATCATCGCGATCGCGCCGAAGCCCGCCGTGACCAACGCGCTGGTCCAGGTGCCCTCGGGCCTGGCCAGCGTCGGCGTCGGGGGCGGGGCGGACGACGACGCGGTGCCGACGGTGCGGATCGACAACGCGGCCGGCGCCCGCCTGGCCACCCAGCACCTGCTCGACCTCGGGCACGCCACGGTGCACCACGTCGCCGGCCCGACGGACTGGCCCGAGGCGCGCGAGCGGATCGAGGGCTGGCGCGGCACGCTGTACGCGGCGGGTGCGCCGGTGCCGCCCGTGGAGGCGGGCTCGTGGAGCGCGCAGTCCGGGTACGAGCAGGGGCAGGCGCTCGCACGCGATCCGGCGGTCACCGCGGTCTTCTGCGGCAACGACCAGATCGCGCTCGGCGTGCTCCGCGCGCTGCAGGAGGCCGGCCGCCGGGTGCCGCAGGACGTCAGCGTGGTCGGCTTCGACGACATGCCCGACTCCGGCTACTTCCTGCCGCCGCTGACCACGATCCACCAGGACTTCGCCGAGCTGGGGCGGCGCAGCCTCGGCGTGCTGCTGGACCAGATCAAGCAGTCCGACCAGCGCCCGCCGGACCACGTCCTGCTCTCGCCGGAGCTCGTCGTGCGGGCCAGTACCGCCGGCCCGTCCTGA
- a CDS encoding zinc-ribbon domain-containing protein, with product MIIFGLSVFYFMGLIGKGRFACPNCGGDRDYEHRTARRFFTLFFVPVIPLDKVGEVVRCQTCRVRFDPAVLTAPTSAQLASALPAGMRAVAAVVLRAGGTSEAAIAAALSAVRAAGGQGYDVTHLQADLSQPAEAAAEPLRALSAHLTLDARERYLADGARIGLADGPLTPTERDALGWLANALGLTPAHALGVITTVEQAARMG from the coding sequence GTGATCATCTTCGGACTGTCCGTCTTCTACTTCATGGGCTTGATCGGCAAGGGTCGCTTCGCCTGTCCCAACTGCGGCGGCGACCGCGACTACGAGCACCGCACCGCACGCCGCTTCTTCACCCTCTTCTTCGTCCCGGTGATCCCGCTGGACAAGGTGGGCGAGGTCGTGCGGTGCCAGACCTGCCGGGTGCGCTTCGACCCGGCCGTGCTCACCGCGCCGACCAGCGCCCAGCTCGCCAGCGCGCTGCCGGCCGGCATGCGTGCCGTCGCGGCCGTCGTGCTGCGTGCCGGCGGCACGTCCGAGGCCGCCATCGCCGCCGCCCTCTCCGCCGTGCGCGCGGCCGGCGGGCAGGGGTACGACGTGACGCACCTGCAGGCCGACCTGAGCCAGCCCGCCGAAGCGGCCGCCGAGCCGCTGCGCGCCCTGTCGGCGCACCTGACGCTGGACGCCCGCGAGCGCTACCTCGCCGACGGCGCCCGCATCGGCCTCGCCGACGGCCCGCTCACCCCCACCGAGCGGGACGCGCTCGGCTGGCTCGCCAACGCCCTCGGCCTCACGCCGGCGCACGCGCTGGGCGTCATCACGACCGTGGAGCAGGCCGCCCGCATGGGGTAG
- a CDS encoding erythromycin esterase family protein yields the protein MSRYGDEVAALAAPLAGAGDLDVLLDRVGTARVVMLGEASHGTHEFHHWRAQLTERLIEEAAFSFVAVEGDWPDCDRIDRSVRLEEGAPQDPRDALATFAHWPTWLWANDETAAFCQWLRWHNAHTEPEVRAGLHGLDVYSLWESLREIVAYLRTHDPDQVAAALAAYRCFEPYAHDAGLYALASRFVASACEDEVVDLLARARAAGPRRFGVWQNAEVVAGAERYYRAMVRGGTESWNVRDRHMDATLARLLDRYGPESKAVVWAHNTHVGDARGSDMARRGEVSLGQLARERYGADDVVLVGFGSHHGTVVAGEGWGAPAEEMVVPPARETSVEGVLHAAAPGRAMFVFPRGDGRPDLLTDTLEHRAIGVVYDPERDPWSNYVPAVLGEVYDAFCWFDETRAVSPMRVAPAPVFEPETYPTGL from the coding sequence ATGTCACGGTACGGGGACGAGGTCGCCGCGCTCGCCGCGCCGCTCGCGGGGGCGGGTGACCTCGACGTCCTGCTCGACCGGGTCGGCACGGCCCGGGTCGTGATGCTGGGGGAGGCCAGCCACGGCACGCACGAGTTCCACCACTGGCGGGCGCAGCTCACCGAGCGGCTGATCGAGGAGGCCGCCTTCTCGTTCGTCGCCGTGGAGGGGGACTGGCCCGACTGCGACCGGATCGACCGCAGCGTCCGGCTGGAGGAGGGCGCGCCGCAGGACCCGCGGGACGCGCTCGCGACGTTCGCGCACTGGCCGACCTGGCTGTGGGCCAACGACGAGACCGCCGCCTTCTGCCAGTGGCTGCGCTGGCACAACGCGCACACCGAGCCCGAGGTGCGCGCCGGTCTGCACGGCCTCGACGTGTACTCGCTCTGGGAGTCGCTGCGCGAGATCGTCGCGTACCTGCGCACGCACGACCCCGACCAGGTGGCCGCCGCGCTCGCCGCGTACCGGTGCTTCGAGCCCTACGCGCACGACGCCGGGCTGTACGCGCTGGCGTCCCGCTTCGTCGCCTCCGCCTGCGAGGACGAGGTCGTCGACCTGCTCGCGCGGGCGCGCGCCGCCGGGCCGCGGCGGTTCGGCGTGTGGCAGAACGCCGAGGTCGTGGCCGGCGCCGAACGCTACTACCGCGCCATGGTGCGCGGCGGCACCGAGTCCTGGAACGTGCGCGACCGCCACATGGACGCCACCCTCGCCCGCCTGCTCGACCGCTACGGCCCGGAGTCGAAAGCCGTCGTGTGGGCGCACAACACGCACGTCGGCGACGCGCGCGGCAGCGACATGGCGCGCCGCGGCGAGGTGAGCCTCGGGCAGCTCGCCCGCGAGCGGTACGGCGCGGACGACGTCGTGCTGGTCGGCTTCGGCAGCCACCACGGCACGGTCGTGGCCGGCGAGGGCTGGGGCGCGCCCGCCGAGGAGATGGTGGTACCGCCGGCGCGCGAGACCTCCGTCGAGGGCGTGCTGCACGCGGCGGCCCCCGGGCGGGCGATGTTCGTCTTCCCCCGTGGCGACGGGCGGCCGGACCTGCTCACCGACACGCTCGAGCACCGCGCGATCGGCGTGGTGTACGACCCGGAACGCGACCCGTGGAGCAACTACGTGCCCGCGGTGCTGGGCGAGGTGTACGACGCGTTCTGCTGGTTCGACGAGACACGCGCGGTCAGCCCGATGCGGGTGGCGCCCGCGCCCGTGTTCGAGCCCGAGACGTACCCGACGGGCCTCTGA
- a CDS encoding PadR family transcriptional regulator — MREPTFLILTALARGPLHGYGLISEVAALSGGRLALRPGTLYGALDRLADDRLVAADREEVVDGRLRRYYRLTDEGDAALRAETERMRRNVEAAEERLRVRRPARAATPRPAGGAA, encoded by the coding sequence ATGCGTGAGCCCACGTTCCTCATCCTCACCGCGCTGGCCCGCGGGCCGCTGCACGGCTACGGCCTGATCAGCGAGGTCGCGGCGCTGTCCGGCGGCCGCCTCGCGCTGCGCCCCGGCACGCTCTACGGCGCGCTCGACCGCCTGGCCGACGACCGCCTCGTCGCGGCCGACCGGGAGGAGGTGGTCGACGGCCGGCTGCGCCGCTACTACCGCCTCACCGACGAGGGCGACGCCGCGCTGCGCGCCGAGACCGAGCGGATGCGCCGCAACGTCGAGGCCGCCGAGGAGCGACTGCGCGTGCGCCGCCCGGCCCGCGCCGCCACCCCGCGCCCGGCGGGAGGTGCCGCGTGA